The Candidatus Desulfatibia profunda genome contains the following window.
TACCCTTTGTCTTTGCACCCTTTTTGGCGCCAATGCCGTCGCCATTAAAATCAGTCTTTCCGGACTGGGTGTTTTCACCACCGCCGGACTGCGCTTTGGTATCGCCTCGGTTACGATATTCCTTTGGGCCAGAATCACCGGTCGTACGTTTCATATCCAAAAGGAACAGATTTACCAGTTGCTGATTCTTTCCATCGTCTTTACGGTACAATTGTCCCTGTTTTATCTGGGCCTTAGCAAATCGAATGCTTCCCGCGGCACTTTGCTGCTCAATCTCCAGCCTTTCTTTACCCTGTTTCTGGCGCACTTTTTTATCCCCGGAGATCGCATTACCGTCAGAAAAACGCTGGGTATTTTCATGGGCTTTGCCGGCGTGGCCTTTGTATTTCTGGAAAGAAAGGGCGTAACCGCCGATCTTTACGTCGGGGATCTGATGATCCTAACCGCCACGTTGTTGTGGTCCTGTAGTGCGGTATATACCAAAAAGATTATCCATTCTTATTTGCCGTTTCATATTGTGCTTTACCCCATGATACTTGCGGTCCCCTTCTTTTTTCTCGAAGGGTTTCTATGGGACGGCGCCATGATCTTTCACATGGATGCAAGAATCCTGGGCGCGCTATTATACCAGAGCCTTATAACGGCTTCTTTTGGTTTTGTCGCCTGGATCAGCCTGCTCCGGAAATACGGCGCCGTTTCACTGCACTCATTTATTTTTATCATGCCCATCGCAGGCGTCCTTTTGGGCGGGTTGATTTTGGAGGAACCGATTACCCCCAAAATTCTGATTGCTCTGCTGCTGATTGTCTCGGGGATTCTAGTGATTCATTTCAAGCAGAAAAAAATTATCCCGCTGTTTCCTTTAGGCCGAAATGTCTAACCCGGAGTGCGCCGGGAGAGCATCCTGTTGAAAAATTAATACATCAGTGATAATAAACACGATATTGATTCCAAAACAAAAAATCTTTGCAACGCTTTTGCTATGGTTAAAATTTTTAAACAACTCCGCTTAAGCCTGGTCTCAAAACTGATCCTTTCCGTGGGGCTGACGCTGTTTATAGGAATCTCGACCTGGGCTTATTTTAATCTTACATACCAGAAGCAAAAGGTCATGGAAAATATCGTGGCCGCTGCCGACAGGTTGAGCAATACCATCATGCTGGGGACTCATTATGCCATGATGCTCAATTCAAGGGACGACATTAACCAGATTATCAAAAATATCGGCAAGCAGAAGGAAATTGAAAACATAAGGATTTATAATAAAAAAGGGCAGATTAAATTCTCCAACAAAACCTCGGAGGTAGACCGATCCACCAACATCAAAGCAGAAGCATGTGATGTCTGTCACCGATCCGAACCCCCGCTGGTGACGCTCAATCTGGCGCAAAAGACCCGCATTTTTTCTTCATCGGAGGGTCATCGTCTGCTGGGAATTATCAGCCCCATCCGTAATGAATCGAGCTGTTCCACAGATGCCTGCCATGTGCATCCCGAAGGGAAACAAATCCTTGGAGCCCTGGATGTGGTTATGTCGCTGGAACAATACGATAAGGAAATATCCACTTTTGAAAAAGGAATCATCGCCCTTGCTTTTTTTATCTTTATCTTAATTTCTGCAGTGATTTTTCTATTTCTTTTTAAGTTTTCAACTCAACCCATAAAAAAATTGATCGGCGCCATACAACTGATCGCTAAAGCCGAACCATTGACCGATAGTGATATCCACCAGTTTAGTATCCACCAAAATGACGAGATGGGTCAGTTGTTTAGCGCCATCAGCCAGATGGGCCAAAGAATCAGCAAAAAACAGGCTAAACTTAAAAAGCAACGGGACGAATACCAGGACCTTTTTGAACTTGTTCCCTGCTTGATTACGATTCAAAACCGAGACTACCGACTGATCAGTTACAATCATGAATTTTCCGAACTGTTTAATCCTACACCCGGTGATTACTGCTTCCGGGCCTATAAAGGCCGGGATGAAAAATGCGAGGTATGCCCGGTGGAAAGAACATTTGAAAAGGGCAGATCCCAGTACGGCGAAGAGACCGGGTTGAATAAAGATGGATCGATAACGCACTGGATTGCCAGGACTTCACCCATCCGCAACGACAAGGATGAAATCGTTGCTGTCATGGAGGTGTGTCTTGACATTACCCGCATGAAGCTGCTCGAAGATCGGCTGGAAAAATCAGAAAAGAAATACTATGCCATTTTCAACAATATCCCCAACCCGGTTTTTGTCCTGGATGTGGATAGCCTAAAAATCCTCGATTGCAACGAAAGCGTTAAAGCGGTTTACGGCTATGAT
Protein-coding sequences here:
- a CDS encoding DMT family transporter — encoded protein: MKAEASSNQDLSFPAAVFTLCLCTLFGANAVAIKISLSGLGVFTTAGLRFGIASVTIFLWARITGRTFHIQKEQIYQLLILSIVFTVQLSLFYLGLSKSNASRGTLLLNLQPFFTLFLAHFFIPGDRITVRKTLGIFMGFAGVAFVFLERKGVTADLYVGDLMILTATLLWSCSAVYTKKIIHSYLPFHIVLYPMILAVPFFFLEGFLWDGAMIFHMDARILGALLYQSLITASFGFVAWISLLRKYGAVSLHSFIFIMPIAGVLLGGLILEEPITPKILIALLLIVSGILVIHFKQKKIIPLFPLGRNV
- a CDS encoding PAS domain S-box protein; amino-acid sequence: MVKIFKQLRLSLVSKLILSVGLTLFIGISTWAYFNLTYQKQKVMENIVAAADRLSNTIMLGTHYAMMLNSRDDINQIIKNIGKQKEIENIRIYNKKGQIKFSNKTSEVDRSTNIKAEACDVCHRSEPPLVTLNLAQKTRIFSSSEGHRLLGIISPIRNESSCSTDACHVHPEGKQILGALDVVMSLEQYDKEISTFEKGIIALAFFIFILISAVIFLFLFKFSTQPIKKLIGAIQLIAKAEPLTDSDIHQFSIHQNDEMGQLFSAISQMGQRISKKQAKLKKQRDEYQDLFELVPCLITIQNRDYRLISYNHEFSELFNPTPGDYCFRAYKGRDEKCEVCPVERTFEKGRSQYGEETGLNKDGSITHWIARTSPIRNDKDEIVAVMEVCLDITRMKLLEDRLEKSEKKYYAIFNNIPNPVFVLDVDSLKILDCNESVKAVYGYDKDEIINKSILEIFNKEDKDRYASKIKTSSALDQVRHVSRGGRTLFVNIRISLSEYPGQKVLLVTTSDITRRLETEQQLIHAGKMATLGEMATGIAHELSQPLSVIKTASSYCMKKLYARERINDEILLTMLEKVDGNVDRASKIIHHMRQFGRKSDMELVEVQVNDVLEKAFEIFSQQLAARGIETIWDIDPNLPRIMAAPDRLEQVFINLILNARDAIEEKWGPRKHDKDAKKITLKTSFQQQSVVVEISDTGTGVSKTIADKIFDPFFTTKGVGKGTGLGLSISYGIIKDCGGEIQLVRQKDSGARFILTFPIQGVE